One Labrus mixtus unplaced genomic scaffold, fLabMix1.1 SCAFFOLD_90, whole genome shotgun sequence genomic region harbors:
- the LOC132960633 gene encoding C-type mannose receptor 2-like: MTEALSYCRDRYTDLASIDNMEDVELLNTEADSSRMVYSEYSHRAWIGLYDDVESWRWSLSDRSFYKPGESTFRHWSSGEPNNVHSAEHCGQMYGDGLWNDEPCGRLYKPVCSDVTGSNVTFVLINTSMSWTDAQIYCREHHTDLASVRNLDENQKIKELISGLTVWIGLSRETWKWTDGRNSSFRYWNLSEPNNNYETETCVAAHFKDSGRWEDWPCHYKRASICYRGELSIPNVTLWI, encoded by the exons ATGACTGAAGCTCTGAGCTACTGCAGAGACAGATACACTGACCTGGCGTCCATCGACAACATGGAGGACGTGGAGCTGCTGAACACAGAGGCAGATTCAAGCAGAATGGTCTACTCAGAATACAGCCAT CGGGCGTGGATAGGTTTGTACGACGACGTGGAGAGCTGGAGGTGGTCACTGTCGGACAGAAGTTTCTACAAACCTGGAGAGAGTACGTTCAGACACTGGTCATCTGGAGAACCCAACAATGTGCACAGTGCAGAGCACTGTGGACAGATGTATGGTGATGGACTCTGGAACGATGAACCATGTGGGAGACTTTACAAGCCAGtctgcagtgatgtcacag GGTCGAATGTGACCTTTGTCCTCATCAACACCTCCATGTCATGGACTGATGCCCAGATCTACTGCAGAGAACACCACACAGACCTGGCCAGTGTGAGAAACCTGGACGAGAACCAGAAGATAAAGGAGCTGATCTCAGGACTTACGGTTTGGATCGGCCTCTCCAGAGAGACCTGGAAGTGGACGGATGGACGTAATTCTTCGTTTAGGTACTGGAATCTGTCTGAACCCAATAACAACTATGAAACAGAGACATGTGTGGCCGCTCATTTTAAAGACTCTGGCAGATGGGAGGACTGGCCCTGTCACTACAAGAGAGCATCCATCTGCTACAGAGGTGAGCTATCAATCCCTAACGTTACATTGTGGATTTAA